A section of the Metabacillus endolithicus genome encodes:
- a CDS encoding LacI family DNA-binding transcriptional regulator produces the protein MSTIEDVAKLAGLSRTTVSRVLNDHPYVSDEKKKLVQKAMEQLGYVPNSAARSLRNQKTGIIAVLIPRISDPFFSQLIEILEMEASSKGYQLIICQTQFSKQKECRYLNLLKTKQVDGVIMTSVENDWSVIDTYLNFGPVILCNENVDCAQVPMVYINQAESGYMVAKYLLERGHTRIAYCSSGMSRKGTQSRLEGFMSALQEADIHDYDQYFFERVSTVGDGQQIFRKLENMKAAPTALIAGEDAVAAGIISEAKKLGWNIPGDLTVVGYDHMTMTKLIDPMIATVIQPVEIMAKKSIEVICEKIHKKQFRVFENHEFSSKLVFRQSLLNNRNLVATS, from the coding sequence TTGTCTACCATTGAAGATGTCGCGAAACTAGCGGGTTTATCTAGGACAACTGTATCTCGAGTCTTAAATGATCATCCGTATGTTTCTGATGAGAAAAAGAAGCTTGTACAAAAAGCAATGGAACAATTGGGGTATGTTCCGAATTCTGCTGCAAGAAGCTTAAGAAATCAAAAAACCGGGATTATTGCGGTTTTGATACCTAGAATATCAGATCCGTTTTTTAGTCAATTGATTGAAATCTTAGAGATGGAAGCTTCTTCTAAAGGGTATCAATTAATTATTTGCCAGACACAATTTTCAAAACAAAAAGAATGCCGTTATTTAAACCTCCTGAAAACCAAGCAGGTAGATGGGGTCATTATGACATCAGTTGAAAATGATTGGTCAGTTATTGACACTTATTTGAACTTCGGTCCGGTCATTCTTTGTAATGAAAATGTAGATTGTGCTCAAGTACCTATGGTGTATATAAATCAGGCAGAAAGTGGCTACATGGTTGCAAAGTATCTGCTTGAAAGGGGTCATACACGTATTGCGTACTGTTCTAGTGGAATGAGTAGAAAAGGAACACAGTCGAGACTGGAAGGATTTATGTCTGCTTTACAAGAAGCAGATATACATGATTATGATCAGTACTTTTTTGAAAGGGTTTCCACAGTGGGTGATGGTCAGCAGATTTTTCGAAAGCTTGAAAATATGAAGGCTGCACCAACTGCATTAATTGCTGGTGAAGATGCTGTGGCAGCGGGCATTATCTCTGAGGCTAAGAAGTTAGGCTGGAATATTCCTGGAGATTTGACGGTTGTTGGATATGACCATATGACAATGACAAAATTAATTGATCCAATGATTGCAACGGTTATACAACCAGTAGAGATCATGGCTAAAAAATCAATTGAAGTCATTTGCGAAAAAATACATAAAAAACAATTCCGTGTTTTTGAGAACCATGAATTCTCTTCAAAACTAGTATTTCGACAATCATTATTAAACAATAGAAATCTAGTTGCGACATCTTAA
- the yhfH gene encoding protein YhfH has translation MIMKITEFFRNLPKKQCKECGNEIEEQHECYGNTCNECLHVTEI, from the coding sequence ATGATCATGAAAATAACTGAATTTTTCAGAAACTTACCTAAAAAACAATGTAAAGAATGTGGCAACGAAATTGAAGAACAACATGAGTGCTATGGTAACACTTGCAATGAATGCTTACATGTTACTGAAATCTAA
- a CDS encoding MBL fold metallo-hydrolase, with translation MEVTVVGFWGGFPKANEATSGYLVESNGFKLLVDCGSAVLSKLQEYLAIDELDAVILSHYHHDHIADVGPLQYARYVTTILNGKGKTLPIYGHKLDDEGFQKLTYKDATKGIEYTSDQVVSVGPFTISFLETSHPAPCFAMKITDHKSTVIYTADSSYKHEFIPFSNKADLLIAECSLYSHQDGAKMGHMNSREVGEIAQKAGVNQLLITHLPHFGDHNDLKRDAGKIFSGKVLLAKSGLKINC, from the coding sequence ATGGAAGTAACAGTTGTTGGCTTTTGGGGTGGTTTTCCCAAAGCAAATGAAGCTACATCAGGATATTTAGTGGAGTCAAATGGATTTAAACTACTGGTGGATTGTGGGAGTGCTGTGCTATCAAAACTACAAGAGTACTTAGCAATTGATGAATTGGATGCCGTCATTTTATCCCACTATCATCACGATCATATCGCTGATGTTGGTCCCCTGCAATATGCTCGCTATGTTACAACGATCCTTAATGGAAAAGGAAAAACGCTGCCAATTTATGGTCATAAGTTAGATGATGAAGGCTTTCAGAAGCTAACATATAAAGATGCAACTAAAGGTATCGAGTATACATCAGATCAAGTGGTTTCGGTTGGGCCCTTTACTATCTCTTTTTTAGAAACATCTCATCCGGCACCATGCTTTGCAATGAAAATAACAGATCATAAGTCAACGGTCATTTATACGGCAGATTCTAGCTATAAGCATGAGTTTATACCGTTTTCAAATAAAGCTGATCTCCTTATCGCTGAGTGCAGTCTTTATTCACATCAAGATGGTGCGAAGATGGGGCATATGAATAGTCGGGAAGTTGGAGAAATTGCTCAAAAAGCAGGAGTGAACCAACTTCTTATTACTCATTTACCTCATTTTGGAGATCATAATGATTTAAAAAGAGATGCGGGGAAGATCTTCTCAGGTAAAGTACTTCTTGCCAAGAGTGGTCTGAAAATTAATTGTTAG
- a CDS encoding ABC transporter substrate-binding protein yields the protein MKKGWKMGTGLMLASFLALSGCGGSEGTSESSSGDSGSDAGSGEKTYTIGVNQIVEHPSLDAALEGFKAALKEKGLEVEYDVQIAQGDQNNSQTIANNFVGDGVDLIFANSTPSAQSALNATTDIPIIFTSVTDPVGGGLVKSFEEPGANITGTTDTHPDAIPNTVKFIDENIEGTKVGMIYNSGEQNSVAQIDLVKKAMEGTDLEVVEASVSTSAEVKQATESLVGKVDSLYVITDNTVVSALESVIGVASDNDIPLFVGELDSVARGGFAAYGFDYYDIGFEAGEMAVSILNGEKKASEIPVQYPQKLKLQINAKSAEDMGIEIKEEWKEEAEILE from the coding sequence ATGAAAAAAGGTTGGAAAATGGGTACAGGTTTAATGCTTGCTAGCTTTCTAGCATTATCAGGTTGTGGAGGTAGTGAAGGAACGTCTGAAAGTAGCAGCGGAGACTCTGGTTCAGATGCTGGTAGCGGAGAAAAGACCTATACAATTGGTGTAAACCAAATCGTTGAACATCCATCACTTGATGCAGCATTAGAAGGATTTAAAGCAGCATTAAAAGAAAAAGGCTTGGAAGTTGAATATGATGTTCAAATTGCACAAGGAGATCAAAATAATAGCCAAACGATTGCTAATAACTTTGTTGGTGATGGAGTTGACTTAATATTCGCTAACTCAACACCAAGCGCTCAGAGTGCTTTAAATGCAACAACAGATATTCCAATTATCTTTACTTCTGTAACAGATCCAGTTGGAGGCGGCTTAGTAAAAAGCTTTGAAGAACCTGGTGCAAACATAACAGGAACAACAGATACACATCCGGATGCGATTCCTAATACAGTGAAGTTTATTGATGAGAACATTGAAGGCACTAAAGTTGGGATGATCTATAACTCTGGAGAACAGAACTCTGTTGCTCAAATTGATCTTGTTAAGAAAGCAATGGAAGGTACAGATTTAGAGGTTGTTGAAGCTTCTGTATCAACATCAGCAGAAGTAAAACAAGCAACAGAATCTTTAGTTGGTAAAGTTGATTCTTTATATGTTATCACAGATAACACAGTAGTTTCTGCATTAGAAAGTGTAATTGGTGTTGCTAGTGATAATGATATTCCATTATTTGTTGGTGAGCTTGATTCAGTTGCACGTGGTGGCTTTGCTGCCTATGGTTTTGACTATTATGATATTGGCTTTGAAGCAGGGGAAATGGCAGTTAGTATTTTAAATGGTGAGAAAAAAGCAAGTGAAATTCCAGTACAATATCCTCAAAAACTTAAACTGCAAATCAATGCAAAATCAGCTGAGGATATGGGAATTGAAATAAAAGAGGAATGGAAAGAAGAAGCAGAAATTCTTGAATAA
- a CDS encoding ABC transporter permease gives MNKGEKLCLRTLFGSVESGLIYAIMALGVYLSFRILDFPDLTVDGSFVTGAAVSAVLIVNGVNPFLATLVALVVGFLAGCITGVLHTKGNINPLLSGILMMIALYSINLRIMGKSNVPLLQEETVFTQLLEGWNKLGIDAGLKSLFISIGLEGFVPKTWSVVITMLIMILVIKYLLDYFLKTELGLAIRAVGDNQNMITSFSANTDMLKIVGLGLSNALVAFSGAFIAQYNGFSDVGMGIGMIIIGLASVIIGEALVGTKTIVRATIAVIIGAIVYRIIVAMALRVNFFETGDMKLITACIVIGALVIPQIIDKQKDKRKKSLRRKRGANIATTKANI, from the coding sequence TTGAATAAAGGTGAGAAATTATGTTTACGTACCCTATTTGGATCAGTAGAGTCAGGCTTAATTTATGCGATTATGGCTCTTGGAGTATACTTATCATTTAGAATATTAGACTTTCCTGATTTAACAGTAGACGGCAGCTTTGTAACTGGCGCAGCAGTGAGTGCCGTATTAATTGTTAACGGTGTGAATCCTTTCCTGGCCACATTAGTCGCATTGGTTGTAGGATTTCTGGCTGGCTGCATCACAGGGGTGCTGCACACTAAGGGAAATATTAATCCTCTTCTATCGGGAATATTAATGATGATCGCCTTGTATTCTATTAATCTTAGAATTATGGGAAAATCAAATGTTCCGTTACTACAGGAAGAAACTGTTTTTACACAACTTTTAGAAGGCTGGAACAAGCTTGGGATTGATGCTGGCCTTAAAAGTCTTTTTATTTCAATTGGCCTGGAGGGGTTTGTTCCGAAAACATGGTCAGTTGTTATTACGATGTTAATCATGATTTTAGTAATTAAATACCTTTTAGACTATTTCCTGAAAACAGAGCTTGGTCTAGCGATTAGAGCTGTTGGTGATAATCAAAATATGATTACGAGCTTTTCTGCAAATACAGATATGCTCAAAATTGTAGGACTTGGTTTATCGAATGCACTTGTAGCATTTTCCGGCGCATTTATTGCTCAGTATAATGGCTTTAGCGATGTTGGTATGGGTATAGGGATGATTATCATTGGTTTAGCATCTGTTATTATTGGTGAGGCATTAGTTGGTACAAAAACAATTGTTCGTGCAACGATAGCCGTTATTATCGGAGCAATTGTCTATCGAATTATTGTTGCGATGGCACTTCGAGTAAACTTTTTCGAAACAGGAGATATGAAGCTGATTACAGCATGTATTGTTATAGGAGCACTTGTTATTCCGCAAATCATTGATAAGCAAAAAGATAAACGGAAGAAAAGCTTACGAAGAAAGCGGGGTGCGAACATTGCTACAACTAAAGCAAATATATAA
- a CDS encoding ABC transporter ATP-binding protein, which yields MLQLKQIYKVFNEGSLDEKIALNHLSLSLEEGDFVTVIGSNGAGKSTLLNVIAGRITPDDGDVQIKDRSMLDVREYKRSRYIGRVFQDPMAGTAPTLTIEENLAIAYSRVHKRSLKPGVTAKRRVFFKEQLEMLGLGLENRLSAKVGLLSGGERQALSLLMATFTKPDILLLDEHTAALDPSRAELITNLTKKLVEKGNLTTLMITHNMQQAVDLGNRLIMMDKGQIVFQAEGNQKQGLTVNSLLEEFSKIKSDSSLSDKALLI from the coding sequence TTGCTACAACTAAAGCAAATATATAAAGTTTTCAATGAAGGATCCCTTGATGAGAAAATCGCCTTAAACCATTTATCGTTGTCTTTAGAAGAAGGAGACTTTGTTACGGTTATTGGAAGTAATGGTGCAGGTAAGTCTACGCTATTAAATGTTATTGCCGGACGAATCACTCCAGATGATGGTGATGTTCAAATTAAGGACAGATCCATGCTTGATGTAAGAGAGTACAAACGCTCACGATATATTGGGCGGGTTTTCCAAGATCCGATGGCGGGAACAGCGCCAACTTTAACGATTGAAGAAAACCTAGCAATTGCTTATTCCAGAGTTCATAAACGAAGCCTAAAGCCGGGTGTTACAGCGAAACGACGTGTGTTTTTTAAAGAGCAGTTAGAAATGTTAGGTCTTGGTCTTGAAAATCGTTTGTCTGCTAAAGTTGGATTACTTTCTGGTGGAGAACGTCAGGCTTTATCTCTATTAATGGCCACATTTACAAAGCCTGATATTCTTTTGCTTGATGAGCACACAGCTGCACTCGATCCTTCAAGAGCAGAGTTAATTACGAACTTAACGAAGAAGCTTGTTGAAAAAGGGAATTTAACGACGTTAATGATTACCCATAATATGCAACAGGCTGTAGACCTTGGAAATCGACTGATCATGATGGATAAGGGACAAATTGTTTTTCAGGCTGAGGGAAATCAAAAACAAGGATTAACGGTAAATTCATTATTAGAAGAGTTCTCAAAAATTAAATCAGATAGCTCATTATCTGATAAAGCTTTACTTATCTAA
- the nagB gene encoding glucosamine-6-phosphate deaminase — translation MKVIEVISYDEMSELAARYFLTKITTYPRLTLGLATGSSPKGIYQYLVHDYDKNRTDYSHITTFNLDEYIGLSKDHQNSYYQYMHDNLFHHVNIPPKQIHIPSGINDNNQAECEVYEEKINAIGGIDLQLLGIGANGHIGFNEPGTPFYSKTHVVNLTASTREANMRFFNNICEVPSQAITMGIQTIFNSKEIILLASGQTKQHAMVQLLSGEVSESFPASILNKHPNITVIADEEALLLAKEIGLR, via the coding sequence ATGAAAGTAATTGAGGTAATCAGTTATGATGAAATGAGTGAACTTGCTGCTCGTTATTTCTTAACAAAAATAACAACATATCCTAGACTAACCCTAGGACTGGCAACCGGTAGCTCCCCCAAAGGTATTTATCAATACCTTGTACATGATTATGATAAAAATCGAACAGATTACTCTCATATAACTACATTTAATTTAGACGAATACATCGGGTTATCTAAAGATCACCAAAATAGTTATTATCAATACATGCATGACAATCTGTTTCATCATGTTAACATCCCACCGAAACAAATTCATATTCCATCAGGCATCAACGATAACAATCAAGCTGAATGTGAAGTATATGAGGAAAAAATCAATGCAATCGGGGGCATTGATTTACAACTTTTAGGCATAGGAGCAAATGGGCATATCGGCTTTAATGAACCCGGTACTCCCTTTTATTCTAAAACACATGTTGTGAACCTTACAGCCTCCACTCGAGAAGCAAACATGCGGTTTTTTAACAATATATGTGAAGTACCTTCGCAAGCCATTACGATGGGGATTCAAACGATCTTTAATAGCAAGGAAATTATCCTACTAGCATCAGGTCAGACAAAGCAACATGCAATGGTACAACTTCTTAGCGGTGAAGTTTCAGAAAGCTTCCCAGCTTCTATATTAAACAAACATCCAAATATTACGGTTATTGCTGACGAAGAGGCGTTGTTGCTCGCTAAGGAGATCGGGTTAAGATAA
- the nagA gene encoding N-acetylglucosamine-6-phosphate deacetylase: MKASSPKLLIQNGSLYLEDQIIENGYLKIKNQYIDEIGQSSELADREGYEIITVPKDYKIIPGMIDLHIHGLNGADTMDATKDALDVISSTLPMEGTTSFLPTTMTEDPRAIERSLIHTGTYINANCSHGKAEPLGIHLEGPFISKDRVGAQPVDHVQPINLHTFKKWESLSNHTIKLVTLAPELPDGFEFINYLKNQRIISSVAHSQATYDQVLCAIEAGLNHVTHLFNQMTGLHHREPGIVGAAFLQEELMVELIADGIHVRPEMVKLAYQQITENRLILITDSMRAKWLNDGQYELGGQIVTVKAGKALLRDHVLAGSVLKMIDAFKNIQLFTGCSIQAAIKMASENPAKQLGLFDRKGSLAVGKDADIVILDDKMNVYLTICNGEIAYTRDGSY, encoded by the coding sequence ATGAAAGCATCTTCTCCCAAACTACTCATTCAAAATGGATCACTTTATCTAGAAGATCAAATAATAGAGAATGGTTATTTAAAAATAAAGAATCAATACATAGATGAAATAGGTCAATCCTCTGAGTTAGCAGATAGAGAAGGGTATGAGATAATAACGGTACCTAAGGATTATAAAATCATCCCTGGTATGATCGATCTTCATATTCACGGACTAAATGGCGCAGATACAATGGATGCAACAAAAGACGCATTAGACGTGATCTCATCTACTCTACCAATGGAAGGAACAACAAGTTTTCTTCCTACCACAATGACAGAGGACCCCAGGGCAATTGAGAGGTCTTTAATACATACAGGAACTTATATAAATGCAAACTGTAGCCATGGAAAAGCAGAACCTTTAGGCATTCACTTAGAAGGACCTTTTATTAGTAAAGATCGGGTTGGTGCACAACCTGTGGATCATGTTCAACCTATAAATCTACACACATTTAAAAAGTGGGAGTCTTTATCAAATCATACGATCAAGCTGGTTACTCTCGCTCCTGAACTTCCAGACGGATTTGAATTTATAAACTACTTAAAGAATCAAAGGATTATTTCATCGGTAGCCCACTCACAAGCAACATATGATCAAGTACTTTGTGCGATTGAAGCCGGACTAAACCATGTAACACATCTTTTCAATCAAATGACAGGGCTCCATCATCGTGAACCAGGTATTGTAGGAGCAGCCTTTTTGCAGGAAGAACTTATGGTTGAATTGATTGCAGATGGCATTCACGTTCGACCTGAAATGGTCAAGCTTGCTTACCAACAAATTACAGAAAATCGCTTAATCTTAATTACAGATTCAATGAGAGCAAAATGGCTTAATGATGGTCAGTATGAATTAGGTGGACAAATTGTTACTGTAAAAGCTGGTAAAGCACTACTCAGAGATCATGTACTGGCTGGCAGTGTATTAAAAATGATAGATGCTTTTAAAAACATTCAACTTTTCACTGGATGCAGCATTCAAGCAGCTATAAAAATGGCTTCTGAAAACCCTGCAAAACAGTTGGGCTTGTTTGATAGAAAAGGAAGTCTAGCCGTTGGCAAAGATGCAGATATTGTTATTCTTGATGATAAAATGAACGTATATTTAACCATCTGTAATGGGGAAATCGCTTATACAAGAGATGGAAGTTATTAA
- a CDS encoding helix-turn-helix domain-containing protein, whose protein sequence is MNSIQTQIAENLKNIRKLRGYSYDQLAQLTGVSKGMLSQIEKGESSPTVNTLWKIANGLQVSFSSLVEEKEPTVTVVRLHEKTAVTENDEQLQVYPYFPFDSSKKFEVYFLELMPGCVHESERHHGSVEEYILVCDGEATISIQDVKYVLKKGDSMRFQASQSHTYANLTDQKTSFYLLMYYS, encoded by the coding sequence ATGAATTCAATTCAAACTCAAATTGCGGAGAATCTAAAAAATATACGTAAGCTTAGAGGGTATAGCTATGATCAGCTTGCTCAATTAACTGGTGTAAGCAAGGGGATGCTGTCACAAATCGAAAAAGGAGAATCAAGTCCAACCGTAAACACTCTTTGGAAAATTGCAAATGGCCTCCAAGTGTCATTTTCATCATTAGTGGAGGAAAAAGAGCCAACTGTTACAGTTGTGAGACTACATGAAAAAACAGCCGTAACAGAAAATGACGAACAATTACAAGTATATCCTTATTTTCCTTTTGATTCATCAAAAAAGTTTGAGGTGTATTTTCTTGAATTAATGCCAGGTTGTGTTCATGAATCAGAAAGACATCATGGAAGTGTGGAGGAATATATTTTAGTTTGTGATGGAGAAGCAACGATCTCCATTCAAGATGTGAAATATGTTCTAAAAAAAGGGGATTCTATGCGTTTTCAGGCAAGTCAGTCCCATACGTATGCAAATCTTACGGATCAAAAAACAAGTTTTTATCTACTAATGTATTATTCATAA
- a CDS encoding AzlC family ABC transporter permease produces MSTTTLAKKQSDFLQGTQGGISIAIGYLPVALTFGLLSKSTGLSLSETVLMSLIVFAGASQYICLSLLAVGTGIIEIIFTTFIVNIRHFLMSASLSEKVENDSLWKKALYSFGLTDETFTVASTRDGNVNAGYLFGLMLISYASWVINSGIGYVIGASLPTTVQESMGIALYAMFIGLLIPSLKKHRKVMYLAVVAAILNSLCYASQMISTGWAIVLSTLLSAIIVEFFYSKQTNEVEQRG; encoded by the coding sequence ATGTCTACAACCACTTTAGCGAAAAAGCAATCTGATTTTCTTCAAGGAACACAAGGTGGGATTAGCATTGCGATTGGGTATTTACCTGTTGCTTTAACATTTGGCTTACTGTCAAAATCTACTGGACTTTCCCTTTCTGAGACAGTGTTAATGAGTTTAATTGTGTTTGCTGGTGCTTCACAATATATATGTTTAAGTTTACTAGCTGTTGGTACTGGAATTATCGAAATTATTTTCACAACATTCATCGTTAATATTCGCCATTTTTTAATGTCTGCTTCACTAAGTGAGAAGGTTGAAAATGACTCATTGTGGAAAAAGGCTCTGTATTCCTTTGGATTAACGGATGAAACGTTTACGGTGGCATCAACGAGGGATGGTAACGTCAATGCTGGATATTTATTTGGACTTATGCTTATTTCTTATGCAAGTTGGGTCATTAACTCAGGAATAGGATATGTTATTGGGGCAAGCTTGCCGACAACAGTTCAAGAAAGTATGGGAATTGCGTTATATGCCATGTTTATTGGCTTATTAATCCCGTCACTTAAGAAGCATCGAAAAGTAATGTATTTGGCAGTGGTTGCAGCGATTTTGAATTCACTTTGTTATGCATCTCAAATGATTTCAACAGGCTGGGCAATTGTTTTATCAACCTTGCTTTCAGCAATAATCGTAGAATTTTTCTATTCTAAACAAACAAATGAGGTGGAACAACGTGGATAA
- a CDS encoding AzlD domain-containing protein — protein sequence MDKTILLMIIGMGLVTYLPRMIPLVALGQLKLPVFVQNVLKNVPYATLGALIVPGIFLISDDIVFGLVGAAAATLIAFTGANVIVVVMGSIGTLVLYSMFFS from the coding sequence GTGGATAAAACAATTTTGTTGATGATAATTGGGATGGGATTAGTAACCTATTTGCCAAGAATGATTCCTTTAGTTGCCTTAGGTCAGTTAAAATTGCCGGTATTTGTCCAAAATGTATTAAAGAATGTACCATATGCGACATTAGGTGCTTTAATTGTTCCAGGGATTTTTCTGATTAGTGATGATATAGTCTTTGGATTAGTAGGTGCGGCTGCAGCAACTCTAATAGCTTTTACAGGAGCAAATGTAATTGTTGTTGTAATGGGTTCAATTGGTACCCTTGTTTTATATAGCATGTTTTTTTCATAG
- the aceB gene encoding malate synthase A, giving the protein MATQMTGCKIVGNMVSEFQQVLTPEALRFVEKLERNFGDRRRELLQRREDRQKEIDNGKLPGFLDETEHIRNGDWMVAPIPQDLQDRRVEITGPVDRKMVINALNSGAKVFMADFEDATSPSWENVMNGQINLKDAVRRTISFENEGGKTYQLNEETATLKIRPRGWHLEEKHIELDGKRMSASLVDFGLFFFHNAKELIERGSGPYFYLPKMESHLEARLWNDLFCFAQDELNISRGTIKATVLIETIMAAFEMDEILYELKEHSAGLNCGRWDYIFSYLKKLRNCESVILPDRAQVTMTVHFMRSYSLLAIQTCHKRNAHAMGGMAAQIPVKNNPVANERAFEKVRADKEREATYGHDGTWVAHPALVQVAKDVFDKHMKTPNQIHRKREDVNVTAEDLLEVPDGIITEEGVRTNIDVGIRYIASWLSGRGAAPIHNLMEDAATAEISRAQVWQWIRHPRGILEDGRKLTFELYDLLRDEEVQKIRESVGEIAFQKGHFEEAVLVFDVLVKRDEFIDFLTIPSYEKL; this is encoded by the coding sequence ATGGCAACACAAATGACTGGTTGTAAAATTGTTGGAAACATGGTTTCAGAATTTCAGCAAGTATTAACACCTGAGGCGTTGAGGTTTGTTGAAAAGCTAGAACGAAATTTTGGAGATCGCAGACGAGAGCTGTTACAACGAAGAGAGGATAGACAAAAGGAAATTGATAATGGCAAATTACCCGGTTTCTTAGATGAAACAGAGCATATTCGTAATGGAGATTGGATGGTAGCTCCAATACCACAGGATCTTCAAGATCGACGGGTAGAAATAACAGGACCTGTTGATCGAAAGATGGTCATTAACGCTTTGAACTCAGGTGCAAAAGTATTTATGGCTGATTTTGAGGATGCAACATCACCAAGCTGGGAAAATGTGATGAACGGCCAAATCAATCTCAAAGATGCTGTCCGTCGAACAATCTCTTTTGAAAATGAAGGCGGTAAGACGTATCAGTTGAATGAGGAAACAGCAACTTTAAAGATAAGGCCAAGAGGATGGCATCTTGAGGAAAAACATATAGAGCTTGATGGTAAACGAATGTCTGCCAGCTTAGTAGATTTTGGGTTATTCTTTTTTCATAATGCAAAGGAGTTAATTGAACGCGGAAGTGGCCCTTATTTTTATTTACCTAAAATGGAAAGTCATCTTGAAGCAAGATTATGGAATGATTTATTTTGTTTTGCACAAGATGAATTAAATATTTCACGCGGAACCATTAAAGCAACTGTATTAATTGAAACAATCATGGCAGCCTTTGAAATGGATGAAATCCTTTACGAGCTGAAGGAGCACTCAGCGGGATTAAATTGTGGCAGATGGGATTATATTTTTAGTTATCTTAAGAAGCTTAGAAACTGTGAGTCTGTTATTCTACCAGATCGTGCGCAAGTAACAATGACTGTTCACTTTATGAGATCATACTCTTTACTCGCTATCCAAACTTGTCATAAGCGCAATGCCCATGCAATGGGAGGAATGGCGGCACAAATTCCAGTGAAAAACAATCCAGTAGCTAATGAGCGAGCGTTTGAGAAGGTTCGTGCAGATAAAGAAAGAGAAGCAACATACGGCCATGATGGTACATGGGTTGCCCATCCTGCACTTGTTCAAGTGGCGAAGGATGTATTTGATAAACATATGAAAACACCTAATCAGATTCACCGTAAACGAGAAGATGTAAACGTAACCGCAGAAGATTTGTTAGAGGTTCCGGATGGAATCATTACAGAAGAAGGGGTAAGAACAAACATTGATGTTGGAATTCGCTACATTGCATCATGGCTTAGCGGAAGGGGCGCTGCGCCAATCCATAATTTAATGGAAGATGCCGCAACAGCGGAGATATCAAGAGCTCAAGTATGGCAATGGATTCGCCATCCACGAGGAATTCTTGAAGATGGTCGTAAATTAACATTCGAGCTTTATGATTTATTAAGAGATGAAGAAGTTCAAAAGATAAGAGAATCAGTGGGGGAAATAGCTTTTCAGAAAGGTCATTTTGAAGAAGCGGTTTTGGTTTTCGATGTGCTGGTAAAACGCGATGAGTTTATTGATTTCTTAACAATACCTAGCTATGAAAAGCTTTAA
- a CDS encoding IDEAL domain-containing protein yields the protein MKNKKSSYTEIMKSRNTKNVPSEQPVLDMYIQMILDEALFNRKKELLEERINDALDTKNKTVFMKLSKEYKGLRKLG from the coding sequence ATGAAAAATAAAAAGTCGTCGTACACTGAAATCATGAAGTCCCGTAACACGAAAAACGTTCCATCCGAGCAACCTGTATTAGACATGTATATTCAAATGATTTTGGATGAAGCGTTGTTTAACAGGAAAAAAGAATTGCTAGAAGAGCGTATCAATGATGCACTTGACACAAAGAATAAGACAGTATTTATGAAGCTATCAAAAGAATACAAAGGATTGCGTAAGCTAGGATAA